In the Elizabethkingia bruuniana genome, TTTCAAAAAAGAAAATACAGGTCCTGGTCTTTCCCGAAATTATGGTGCACATCGTGCAGAAGGCGAGTGGTTAGTATTCCTGGATTCGGATGTTATAGTAGAAAATGATTATATAGAGCAGGTTTGCAAAAATATAGATGAAATTCCGACAGATGCTTTTGGTGGCGCAGATAAAGCGCATAAGGGTTTTAACCTGCTGCAAAAGGCAATTTCTTATTCCATGACCTCTGTATTTACTACAGGCGGAATCAGAGGAAATAAGAAAGCGGTAAGTAAGTTTCAACCCCGTAGTTTTAATATGGGAGTTAAAAAGTCAGTTTTTCTGGAAGTGGGTGGCTTTTCTGAGATGAGAATCGGAGAAGACCCGGATTTGTCCATGACTTTATGGGAAAAAGGATATCAGACAGCTTTCTTCGATCATATAGGAGTTTATCATAAACGCCGTACTGATCTGGGGAAATTTTCAAAACAGGTTTACCAGTTTGGAGTAGCACGTCCGATTCTTAATCAAAGACATCCGGATTATACGAAACTTACCTTTTGGTTTCCCAGCGTTTTCTTAGTAGGCTATTGTATGGGGATTATTCATTATTTCTTTGAACATAACGGAATTATTCTCAGCCTGTATGGACTTTATACATTTTTAGTTTTTGCCCACGCTACAATAATTACACGTAATATTTCTATTGGTGCACTTGCGGTAGTTACAACCTACGTGCAGATGTTCTCTTATGGCTATGGTTTTCTGGAGTCCTGGATAAAGTTGAATGTTTTCAGAAAAGAGCCCAGAGATGCTTTTCCGAAGCATTTTCACTAATATTTATACAATTTCAAAATATACAATATAGCCCGTTATCAACGGGCTATATGTTTTGTTTTTCCTGAAATATAAACAGATACTTTTTATTATATTTGATAGTTATGTTCTTCGTAGTAAGGACTTTAATTGTACTCACCAAAATCATGATCTATTAAAATGGAAAATAATTTTCATCCGGATGCTATTATTATCGGAAGTGGACTGGCAGGATTGGTTGCCGCAATGGAAATTACGAATGCCGGGAAAAAGGTTTTGTTGCTGGATCAGGAAACTGAACAGAATATAGGGGGACAGGCATTCTGGTCTTTCGGCGGATTATTCCTTGTCAATTCTCCGCAGCAGCGCAGAATGGGAATTAAAGATTCTTATGAGTTGGCGCGACAGGATTGGATGGGAACAGCTGGTTTCGACCGGGAAGAAGACTACTGGCCAAGACAGTGGGCTGAAGCTTATTTGAAATTTGCGGCTCATGATAAATATGAATACATCAGCAAAATGGGAATCAAACTTATGTTTATGGTAGGCTGGGCAGAACGTGGAGATGGTAATGCTAGCGGTCATGGAAATTCTGTGCCCAGGTTTCATGTTAGCTGGGGAACAGGTACCGGTGTTGTAGAACCTTTTGTAGAGAAAGCTTATGAGGCGCAGAAAGAGGGATTGCTCCAAATGAAATTCAGACACCAGGTTACGGAATTAATCACAAAAGATAATAGAGTAACAGGTGTTAAAGGAAATATTCTGGAAACGGATGATAAAGAAAGAGGAATTGCTACAAACAGAACTGTTACTGGTCAGTTTGAGTACAAAGCTCAGAATGTCATTATAGCATCGGGAGGAATTGGAGCCAATCATGAACTGGTAAGAAAGAACTGGCCTGAAAGATTAGGAAAAGCCCCTGAAAATATGGTATGTGGAGTACCTGCATATGTAGATGGGAAAATGATTGGTATAGCAGAGAATACAGGGGCTAATATTATCAACAGAGATCGGATGTGGCATTATACAGAAGGTTTGCAGAACTGGAATCCGATTTGGCCAAAACACGGAATAAGAATATTACCGGGACCATCATCTTTATGGATTGATGCTAAAGGGAAACGCCTGCCTGCTCCTTTTCTGCCTGGATTCGATACGCTGGGAACACTAAAGTATATTCAGGATACAGGCTATGAATATTCCTGGTTTATCCTGACTCAGAAGATTATTAAAAAAGAATTTGCACTTTCAGGATCAGAGCAGAATCCTGATATCACAAATAAAGATTACCGTCTTTTTCTGAATCGGATTTTTGGTAAAAAAGCTCCTGCTCCTGTTGAAGCCTTTAAAGAACATGGCAAGGACTTTATAGTATCTGATAATCTGGAGGAGCTTGTACAAAAAATGAATGAACTTTCCGGAGATCACCTTCTGGACTATAATAACATCCGACAGATAATAGAAGAAAGGGATCGGGAGTTGGATAATAAGTTCTCAAAGGATACACAAATCAATTATATAAGAAGCACACGGAAATATTTAGGAGATAAATTAGGCCGTGTCGCAAAACCTCATAAAATCCTGGCACCGGAAAATGGTCCTCTTATTGCGGTTCGCCTTAATATTCTGACCCGTAAAACTTTGGGCGGAATAGAAACTAATCTGGATGCGCAGGTATTAGGAAATGATGGAGAAGTATTAAAAGGACTTTATGCAGTAGGAGAAGCTGCTGGATTTGGAGGCGGCGGAATGCATGGATACAGAGCTCTGGAAGGTACTTTCCTTGGAGGCTGCATATTCTCCGGAATGAAAGCAGGGAAGTATATAGGCGGATTGTAATCACAACAAAAAAGGAACGGATCATGAATGCATATTTTAATAACAAAGTAATCTGGATTACAGGTGCATCATCTGGTATTGGAGAGGCATTGGTAAAAGAACTGACAGTAAAGAGCAATGCAAAGATTATTCTTTCATCAAGACGGGAAGATCAGCTTTATGTAATTGCTCAGAACGCCGGATTGGATAAAGATAGATATGTCGTAATTCCTGTTGATTTGGAGAATTATACTGCTATGCCGGCTATTGTAGAAAATGCAATTGCAAAATTTGGTAAAATAGATATACTAATCAATAATGCAGGATTGCCGCAACGTTCATTAGCAATGGAAACATCTATAGAGGTGGATAAGCGCCTGATGGATGTTGATTTTATAGGCACTGTTGCGCTTACTAAGGCGGTGGTTCCTTATATGATTACCAATAAAGGAGGGCAAATTGTTGTTGTATCCAGTCTTATGGGACTTTTCGGTGCACCTATGCGCAGCGGTTATGCAGCGGCAAAACATGCTTTACATGGTTTTTTTGAAGCTTTGCGGGCAGAGCTTTATAATGATAAGGTATTGGTAACAATAATCTGTCCGGGGTTTGTAAAAACCAATATTTCCATCAATGCTGTTACTGGTACCGGAACAGCTCAAAATACAATGGACGATGCTACGGCTAATGGAATACCTGTCAACGTTTTTGCACAAAAAATGCTGAAGGCGATTGCAAAACAAAAGTATCAGGCTGTTATTGGTGGAAAAGAAAAGTTCGGGGTATATCTTAAAAGATTTTTCCCTTCATTGCTGGTAAAGATTGTTCGTAAGGCAAAGGTGGTGTAAATACTAACTCTTCTTCTGAACAAAATTGTCATGAGTATTTAACGTTCATAATAAATCTTATTTATAATCTGTAAAAGTTGAAAAATTATACAAAAGGAAGCTCTAAACATTTTTCTACATGAATACTTTTGTCATGAGAATTATAACATGCTGCACCGTTTAGATAATTAATACATGAAGTACATGAATCTACTGAGACTCCACTTCCATCAGAACATTCACCTCCACAAGATACCATTCCTCCAGAAATAACTTTTAGTTGTCTTCGGGATAATTTTTTTAAATTTTTCATATCAATTATTTTTAATTTATGAATTTAATTGTCTTATTTTGCTTAAACAATTACTAATTAACCTAAGTTCGGGATAAGAAGAAAGAACTTGAGATAAAAAGTAATTATTTGTGTATTTAAGTTTTAAAATTCAAATATTTAAATAAATTATTACTGTGCTTTTGAAAAACCAAATTACAAATATTTTTATACAAATTGACAATTTTTGCAAATAATTTGATACTCAACTTAAAGAATTGAAGTTTAAAAACATTTGCAGGAGAAAAATAAGAAACTAATCATAATCGGAATGATTGGTTTTCATTTGGGTACTCATTATAAAGACTATTTCAACCTTTCATAAATAAGGGATGAAAAACTTTTAACACCATTTCTTATACTTTCTTCATCAACTTCAAAATCCGGAGTATGATTCATTGCAACAATTCCTTTTTTAAAATTTGAGCCTCCCAATAAGAAGTAGACACCCTGTTTTTTTTGTTGAAAATAAGCGAAATCATCATTGAAATAAGGAACCTGGCCATAATCTTTAACCATTACCGTTTTCCCGTAAATCTTTTCAAGTGTTTCTGTAGCAAGACTGGTTAAATTTTTATCATTGAAAACTGTTGGGTTTTCCTGTATATAAGAAACAGAAAGAAGCTGATCTTTATAGCCATTTGTCTCTAAAACCCGCTTTATCTGTGGAATAATTTCTTTCAGCTTATCAGCGTTTGTTTCATAAATATAAGCCTTCATAGAAAAGCTTTTATCATCAGAGCCTGAAATAAAATTTTCATCTATTATCCGATAGTTCTTAAAGATAGTTCCAGGATTCATTAACCCTATTTTAGGATCAGTTATATATTGTATTTCCCAAGGCTTGCTATTATTTTCTGTACGGGATAATGAAGCAGATATTTTTTTTGAAATCTCTTTTATTTCTTTATCCGATAATGAATTTTTCAGCTCAATTTTTACTCTTGTCTGATAAGCAAAGACTTCTTCTGGCTTAGTCATAATCTGGCCAACGGGTAATGCCGTCACGTGAAGTCCATAGATCTCGTCCGGGCTTATTTTAGAAAATAAGCCATTATCAATCATTTTTTTTGCACCGACAAAAGTTTCTTCTTCTGGTTGAAATATGAAATAAACGGTTCCTTTCAGCTCCTTTTTATATTTTGACAGTACTTCGGCTATACCAATACCAATTGCCATATGCACGTCATGGCCACAGCCATGCCATATGTCTTTATTTTTAGATTTGAAAGATACTTTGTCAGTGTTATTGCCAGGTAAAGCATCCATATCTGCACGCCATGCTATTTTTTTTCCTTTTTTTCCTCCTTTAAGGATTCCTATTAAAGAGTGTCCATATAGATCTTTTTGGACTTCTAGCCCCAGATCGAGTAAATACTTTTCCAAAACTTTTTGAGTGCGGACTTCATGACCTGCCAATTCAGGGTTTTCATGAAAATCTCTTCTGATTTCAACAAGTTTATTGAAAACTTTGTCGGTTTCCAATCCAATAGACTCGTGGATAGAAGTTTGTTTTGTTTTTAGCTGAGCACCAACTGAGCATGCTAAGAGTAGAGGAAATAAGAATTGTATTTTCATATTCAGCACTTTTATCTTTGGATAAACAAGTTCTAAAGATGCAAAATATTTCTGTGTCTGCTGTTAAATTAGTTAAAAGTTTTTATTATTATTTAAAATTAATGGACCAGCATATAATAAATATACTGGTATTATAAAAAAATCTTGTACATAATACAGGATTGATATATTTTTAGCTGTGTGGATTTAGAATCCTAAAATCTTTAATTTCAGCTGAATAGCGAAATTGTCGGTAAAATTGCTGGTTTGGTAATGGCCAACACGATAAAAGAACCCAAGATTGAACTGAGTGCTCAGGAAATTATTCCATTCTACACCAACTTCCTGATAAAGCTTGTTTAGTGTTTCAAACTTTATCTGGTGGAATTCCGGATTTTTGAAATCGCCTATAATACCTTTATAAACCAAATCGAAGCTGGAAGTATTCTGTCCGAAGCTTTTAAAATGCCAAGGAATGCGGTGACTGATATAGAATGCACCAAACTTGTCTTGATAATATTTTCCACTAGGCATAGTTGCAAAGCCCAGATAAGTAGTAAGGTTGAAACGGCTCATAAAGCTTTTCTTTCCTTCCGGAGCCAGACCTCCGCCTTCAAAGGTTTTCCAGAATGGGAAATCTCCGCCAACATAGCCTCCGTAAACTCTAAGTCCGGTTTGTCCTAATATACTTTCCTGTTGGTATAGTGCAAGCAAATCAAGTCTATTGTATTTTAAATCACTCCATCCTTTTTCCCAGTTGAAATACAGCTCCGGGTAACCCTGTTCTACCATATCTTTCCCGGTAGGTGTCATAATATACTTACTGTTTGGTGAGTATTTTAAGGTAACAACAGTAGAAAAGTTATCATAGATCTTATCCTGACCTTTATACAGGTAATCGAATAAAGCTTCTTCTTTATATTTTGCGGCTTCTACTTTATACATAAAAGAGTTAATCGGACTGTCCAGGTAAGAAAGCTTAAAACCTCTGTATCTGTAGTAGTTTAGCGTCTGAAGTCCTGCACCAGTATTCATAATCTTCATTTTACCTACCCACAGATTCTGCCTGAAACGTCCGGATGCACCAACGTCATCTGTGTAATCTAAACGAAGTACAGCATCCCTCTCAAGGGTAGTCCTTACATCTACACCTACACGGAATTTCCACTTTCCATCCCGCACACCATAGCCAACATAAGCATCTGGTGAAACATAAGGATTGAAGTTTTCATTAAGTTTCATTCCCAGTCCAAATCTGAAATTCTCGTATCTGTTGATGTCGAAAAATCTGTCGATAGGGAAGTCTATAATACCAAAACGAAAGTCTCCTCTTGTAATTCCTGCTAAAAAGTTAAGTTTAAATTCTACTTTTTTAGCCTTAAAGAGACTGTCCATTTTGTAATAAGTGTTATTATCCCGTTGATCGAAATTATCTTTACGGTATTTAGGAAGCTCCGTACCTGTAGTATTTTTTATAGTGTAAGTATAACCTTTGAAATCATCGGGCGTAAGTTTATTGTCTGGTACTTTGAAGTCAAAGTAATTGTTTTCTATATAAAAATAGCTATTGAATCTCTTTTTGCTATCCTTGTTTTTGAAAGGTATACTCCCAATTCTGGATTTCATGTATTCTTTTTCCAGAAACCAGCTGTTATTAATCGGCTTCCATATGGATATATGTTCCAAATCGGTTTTATCCTTGCCATGGTCTTCTATTTTGGCGACAGCATAATTTTCTTTGTCAATATAGATATAGCCACTGTATTTACGTTTTCTGGAGAAAGTAATATTGGTCTTTCTAAAACCAATAACATAAGTTTCCCTACCATTCAGGAGAATAGAATCTGTAAGATAATAACGGTATAATGTCCAGTTTTCTTTTTGTATTTCATCAGGGATCTGGCCAATATTAGAGCGTAAAGCAATAGCATCATAAAGAGGACGCTTTAGTCCGGATACTTTATTGTCCAGAATATCGATATGCTCACCTTGCTCTTTATTGTATTTATACTCCATAGCACGTTCCCAAAGAAACATTTTGCTGGTGGTAAGCATATCTTTATAGCTTATATCTTCTATGGAATCTTTGCGTTTTCTTTTGGAAAACCCAGGATTGTCGCCTAAGAGCTTCAAAGAATCAATTCTGCGTGCTACATAGTTCTGATAATTGGCAATAGAATCTTTGTCAAAGTCTACTGAAAATTTACTGTAAGCCTTAAAACTATAGGAATCCTCATTTTTAGGACTGTTTTGCTTGAAGTTCCTATTGGCTTTTGCCAGTATGGCAAGAGCCTGGGGATTACTTCTGTTGCTTAAAACAATTTCCTTGATATTCTTATATGAAGTACTACTATCTGACTTTATCGAATTGGTTTTATTCTGTGCAGAATAAAGAACTGGAATAAGCAGTAGCAGTAGTTTTTTCATAAGTCAAATTTATGAAACAAAATTTGATTTATAAAGTATTCTGTATTACCAATTTAACAAGTATTCTATTGTTTTTTTGAGCTTTTCGGGGTTAGGGAGTATTTCTTTTTCAGAATCTATATTAATAGGAATTGCAGGTACGTTCTGAGCGCCTACCGGAGTGACTGGAGCATCCAGATATCTGAAGCATTCTCTGGAGATCCTGGCACTTAGTGCTTCAGCAAAAGAATTTTGTACTTGTTCTTCAGTTAGTACAATACATTTACCATGTTTTTTTACGGTTTCGTATACATATTCTTCATCCATAGGGACAAGTGTTCGAAGGTCTACAACCTCTACCTGACCTTCAAAACTTTTGGCAGCTTCTTTGGCCCAGTAAATACCCATTCCGTATGTAATGATGCAGATACTTTTTCCTTTACTGATATTATCTTCGGTTGCAGTCAATGTACTCGTGGCTTTCCCGAATGGCAATATATAATCTTCTGCAGGTTCTATGGTTTTAGCATCATCAGTCCCCGGCACTTTAGACCAATATAAACCTTTATGTTCAAGCATAATTACCGGGTTTGGATCATAAAATGCTGCTTTAAACAGTCCTTTGAAATCCGCAGCATTGCTCGGGTATGCTACTTTAATCCCTTTGATATTAGCAAGAATACTTTCTACACTGCCACTGTGATACGGTCCGCCGCCGCCATAGGCCCCAATCGGTACACGGATGATATTATTTACCGGAAATTTTCCTTCGCTTAAATAACAGGATTTAGAAATCTCGGTAATCAACTGATTAATCCCCGGATAGATATAATCAGCAAATTGTACTTCTACAATTGGTTTTAGACCTAATGCACTCATTCCAATCGTAGAGCCAATTATATAGGCCTCCTGTATAGCAGTATTGAAAACCCTTTTAGTACCAAATTTGGCTTCCAGAGTAACAGCTTCCCGAAATACGCCACCAATACGGCCGCCTACATCCTGACCATAAAGTAATGCTTCAGGGTGTTTGCGCATCAGTTCTTCAATAGCATGTATAGAGGCATCTACCATGACTATTTTTTGCCCATTTTCAGGGGATCTTTCTCCTTTCTCTTCTGTAACAGGAGTAGGAGCAAAAATATGTTTTACAGCATCTTCAGGTTTTGGATCTTCTGCAGCCAAAGCTTTTTCAAAATCCTCACGAATCTGTATTTCTGCATTTTTCTCAATTTCTTTTAACTGATCATCACTGATGCCATTTTCCAGAAGATATTTCCATAGTTTTTTACCCGGATCATGGGCTTCATGCTTAGCCAGATCGTCTAAAGGACGGTACATTTCTTTTCTTACTCCGGAAGTATGGTGACCAATCAAAACAGTTTTAGCACAAACTAAAATTGGTTTTCTTTCGGTACGAACATAGTCGAAAGCATTTTTCATAGCCAGATAAGATTCCGGAAACTCTGTTCCGTCGATACGCATTCTCTCGATACCTTTGAAACCAGCAATAAAATCATAAGCATCCTGTGAACGAGCTTCTTCAGCCGTTACAGAAATTCCCCAATTGTTATCTTGTACCAAGAAAATAATAGGCAACTGGTGTAGTGCGGCAAACTGAAAAGCTTCACTTACCTCGCCTTCGGTTACACTATTATCGCCAAAGCTACAAACTACAACTGGCGGGGTAGGATATGATTTCAGGCTAAAGTGTTCTATGTATTGTATGCCTTGCGCAATTCCGGTTGTTGGAATTGCCTGCATACCAGTAGCACTGCTCTGGTGAATCATTTTTGGATAATCATCACTTAGATTGGAAGGGTGGCTGTAATACGAGCGACCGCCA is a window encoding:
- a CDS encoding alpha-ketoacid dehydrogenase subunit alpha/beta, whose protein sequence is MEVDFKKHLDKKILLQAFEDMMKARAIANLYDEKKQICKYVHSTSRGHEAIQLATAYHLQKHDWVSPYYRDESMLLGMGYTPYQLMLQLLAKADDPFSGGRSYYSHPSNLSDDYPKMIHQSSATGMQAIPTTGIAQGIQYIEHFSLKSYPTPPVVVCSFGDNSVTEGEVSEAFQFAALHQLPIIFLVQDNNWGISVTAEEARSQDAYDFIAGFKGIERMRIDGTEFPESYLAMKNAFDYVRTERKPILVCAKTVLIGHHTSGVRKEMYRPLDDLAKHEAHDPGKKLWKYLLENGISDDQLKEIEKNAEIQIREDFEKALAAEDPKPEDAVKHIFAPTPVTEEKGERSPENGQKIVMVDASIHAIEELMRKHPEALLYGQDVGGRIGGVFREAVTLEAKFGTKRVFNTAIQEAYIIGSTIGMSALGLKPIVEVQFADYIYPGINQLITEISKSCYLSEGKFPVNNIIRVPIGAYGGGGPYHSGSVESILANIKGIKVAYPSNAADFKGLFKAAFYDPNPVIMLEHKGLYWSKVPGTDDAKTIEPAEDYILPFGKATSTLTATEDNISKGKSICIITYGMGIYWAKEAAKSFEGQVEVVDLRTLVPMDEEYVYETVKKHGKCIVLTEEQVQNSFAEALSARISRECFRYLDAPVTPVGAQNVPAIPINIDSEKEILPNPEKLKKTIEYLLNW
- a CDS encoding glycosyltransferase — encoded protein: MKISIVVAIFNRKDELFELLNSLSHQTCKGFEVIIVDDGSKIELQPTVDMFREMLTIRYFKKENTGPGLSRNYGAHRAEGEWLVFLDSDVIVENDYIEQVCKNIDEIPTDAFGGADKAHKGFNLLQKAISYSMTSVFTTGGIRGNKKAVSKFQPRSFNMGVKKSVFLEVGGFSEMRIGEDPDLSMTLWEKGYQTAFFDHIGVYHKRRTDLGKFSKQVYQFGVARPILNQRHPDYTKLTFWFPSVFLVGYCMGIIHYFFEHNGIILSLYGLYTFLVFAHATIITRNISIGALAVVTTYVQMFSYGYGFLESWIKLNVFRKEPRDAFPKHFH
- a CDS encoding bacteriocin-like protein, with the translated sequence MKNLKKLSRRQLKVISGGMVSCGGECSDGSGVSVDSCTSCINYLNGAACYNSHDKSIHVEKCLELPFV
- a CDS encoding SDR family oxidoreductase, translating into MNAYFNNKVIWITGASSGIGEALVKELTVKSNAKIILSSRREDQLYVIAQNAGLDKDRYVVIPVDLENYTAMPAIVENAIAKFGKIDILINNAGLPQRSLAMETSIEVDKRLMDVDFIGTVALTKAVVPYMITNKGGQIVVVSSLMGLFGAPMRSGYAAAKHALHGFFEALRAELYNDKVLVTIICPGFVKTNISINAVTGTGTAQNTMDDATANGIPVNVFAQKMLKAIAKQKYQAVIGGKEKFGVYLKRFFPSLLVKIVRKAKVV
- a CDS encoding FAD-binding dehydrogenase — its product is MENNFHPDAIIIGSGLAGLVAAMEITNAGKKVLLLDQETEQNIGGQAFWSFGGLFLVNSPQQRRMGIKDSYELARQDWMGTAGFDREEDYWPRQWAEAYLKFAAHDKYEYISKMGIKLMFMVGWAERGDGNASGHGNSVPRFHVSWGTGTGVVEPFVEKAYEAQKEGLLQMKFRHQVTELITKDNRVTGVKGNILETDDKERGIATNRTVTGQFEYKAQNVIIASGGIGANHELVRKNWPERLGKAPENMVCGVPAYVDGKMIGIAENTGANIINRDRMWHYTEGLQNWNPIWPKHGIRILPGPSSLWIDAKGKRLPAPFLPGFDTLGTLKYIQDTGYEYSWFILTQKIIKKEFALSGSEQNPDITNKDYRLFLNRIFGKKAPAPVEAFKEHGKDFIVSDNLEELVQKMNELSGDHLLDYNNIRQIIEERDRELDNKFSKDTQINYIRSTRKYLGDKLGRVAKPHKILAPENGPLIAVRLNILTRKTLGGIETNLDAQVLGNDGEVLKGLYAVGEAAGFGGGGMHGYRALEGTFLGGCIFSGMKAGKYIGGL
- a CDS encoding M20 metallopeptidase family protein — translated: MKIQFLFPLLLACSVGAQLKTKQTSIHESIGLETDKVFNKLVEIRRDFHENPELAGHEVRTQKVLEKYLLDLGLEVQKDLYGHSLIGILKGGKKGKKIAWRADMDALPGNNTDKVSFKSKNKDIWHGCGHDVHMAIGIGIAEVLSKYKKELKGTVYFIFQPEEETFVGAKKMIDNGLFSKISPDEIYGLHVTALPVGQIMTKPEEVFAYQTRVKIELKNSLSDKEIKEISKKISASLSRTENNSKPWEIQYITDPKIGLMNPGTIFKNYRIIDENFISGSDDKSFSMKAYIYETNADKLKEIIPQIKRVLETNGYKDQLLSVSYIQENPTVFNDKNLTSLATETLEKIYGKTVMVKDYGQVPYFNDDFAYFQQKKQGVYFLLGGSNFKKGIVAMNHTPDFEVDEESIRNGVKSFSSLIYERLK